Within the Girardinichthys multiradiatus isolate DD_20200921_A chromosome 12, DD_fGirMul_XY1, whole genome shotgun sequence genome, the region CACTATTGTAAATGTAAGTTCTCTTAAATGGTTGATCTCAAATTGCCTCTTGGAGAAACTCAaatgttgaactttttttttttttttttttttttttctcccccagACGATGGCTGCTGGTGGCAATGTTTACAAGAGGACAAGCAAGCGCATGTAACTGTTCACATTTGGGATAATAAAACCCTGAAGGCAAAAACTGTGtgagggtttttatttttttgtttttaatgaactTGCTCAGATCCCTCAAACCTCCTCAAGGATAATTGGCAACTGTTCTCCAGTGCTGGTCTGCATCAAAAACTTTACCTTCAGGAAAATTTGAGAATGACTTTCAATTTAATTGTGACTGTTTTGCTGGTATTAAGAAATGTCTATGGGTCTTAAAACAAGATCATAGTCTAACTGGAATTTCCAACTGGGGGGGGGCACCATTGGGCTTCTGTAGAACTTTACTAGGCGGGTAGTAAGCTAACACATTTGAACAGATGCATGTATCTGAAGCACAAAGTAGGGTTGAGAGGGAGGTAAACTTAACTTTAAACCGTAGTGAGGCAGGATGCATTTTAAGTTTGCTCAGAATGCATCATAACATTCTGCTCCCAAGCCTAGATTTCTGAAAATCTGGTAATGGCCAGGCTTCAAATGTACTCAAAATACTAGTAGAGACATGCTGGTTATCCTAGCTTGAGTCATGGAAATAAAGGTGGTTCAATTTGAGGTGTACAAATTTAATACTTTTGAAATTTTCCCATCAATCTTCTTAAATTTTAAATCTCACGGGTGTATATAACTTCGAGATTGAGTGCAAGTCTTGCATGTGAATTGGAACAAACTTACTGTGTTAAAGTTTGCTCTAAGTATGACTGCAAGTGTCTTAAAACCTAGTTTAAGACCTGCAAATGATCTACAGTCAGTGGTTCAAGACAATATTTAATGAAAACTCCAAAATGTGAGCAATACAGAAATTGGTCATGTGACTAAAATGTATAGAACACCAGAACTCTGTTTACAGTAAACAATGATTGCTCTCTCTCCATTTTTCCAGTCCCATGTTTGAGCTACTTTCTCCTGTGGAAGAGATTCTTGATCCCCTCCTCAACAGACTTGGGCTCGTGTAGCATGGTCATGGGTTTGTTTTTCAAGGCCGCTTCTCTCATGCTCTGGTAAACATACTCGTTCTGCTTGAACATCCTCAGCTCCATCTCTGTCTGCATGCGCATCGCCTGTGGAGAAATCGGGATGAAAACGCCAGaccttcaaaaatgttttgtctgatCCTGTGAATTAACACTGATTTATGTAGAAGCAGACTGACCAGAACACTAACATTTTCTGATTGGAGACAGTAGAAATAAAGTACTGTTCATCTATCAGTTATCTCCAAACAGAACTACCCAACAATTCTCTAAAGTCTGATTTGTCTTCCAACAAGCCTTTACCTGTGACTGCCAGCAGTTTGGCACTtgattaaatacatttctgcTATCACTGAAACCTCATCAAGAAGGTGAAAACAAAACTGGTAACAGACTGTGAGGATACATTTGTTTAGCAATTTTAAAGCTGTGTACCTCAACGTCTTTGGTAATGGGGTGCGTTGGACCGTGGGTGACCATGAGAATGGCGTAGGCTTTGCAGATCATCCCGTGTCCAACCTCGATCAGTCCGGCCTGCCAGTGAGTCACTCCAGCACGCATGGCACCCATACCAAGGGCAGCATGGTTTGGCTGGTACAGTTTCCtgccaaaaatggaaaaatgtgtGGCTTCTTAGAGAGAATTTTGCCTGGAAACTTGCAATAATTGTTTACAGTGGCCTAGAGGTGCAAAATACAAGATttccaaaagcaacatttcaacagagaacacaccaaaaacaaaagtaaaacacacCAGTAAAATTGAATTAATTGTGAGACTATTTAGAAACAGGTGCCaaccaaagtgctgcacatgTACACAAAAGTGGAAAACCACACAAAAAAGCCAAGCAAGAAAAGTAAACTATGATTAAGTCTGTTTTAAAGGCCAAAAAATGATTAATCAAGATTAAAGACTTCAACAAGCTCACCGAGAATATATTTAACTACAAAAATGCTCAAGAAACTTTGGTGGTGCCTGTCTCTTGGTccattatattatatatattatactgTTTACACccattttatcattttcattGTAGGTCTAAACCCAACACACATCAGCTTTGGTCTTTACAGCCCTTTAAGATCTGAAATCTGTGTCATCACTAAACTACAAATAACCAGGATTTTTATCTTGAAATGCATCTGTTAGCTTTATGTTTAAAAGCCACATAATCTATTTCTATCACTGGTTCTGATCACTAGAAGATTTAGacacttgtactcgtcgtcttccgttttatccgggaccgggtcgcgggggcagcagactcaggagagacacccagatgtctctccccccagacacctcctccggggggagcccaaggtgttcccaggccagccgagagacatagtccctccagcgtttcCTGGGCCGTCCACTGGGCCTCCTCCAGGGGACGTGATTTAGACACTTCTCTTGTATTTATCTAATCTATATAAAACTAGACTTTTATTGTGGAGACTATACGTGTGCTGTACttgtaacttttatgtttaCGTCTTGTGAAATGGTGAATTTCTGGCTCCTCTGGTGATTCTGGGCTTTTCTAGGCAGCTGGTATACATTATAACATAGCCACTTACTTTCACTGATAAACCTAATTTGCaccagaaacaaagatttgatgAAAACTGTGCTGTTTGAAAAACAGAGGTGCtatcaaaaacaatttaaacccGTAAGTAGCAGCAAGGTCTGGCGCCTGGTTGTGGGGAATTTCCTATTTCAATCgtgttgatgtttttgtttttttacacttcAGGACCACCGTAAAACAGCATGCATCACATAAAGCTTAAGTGCCTGTTTGCACTCACATGTATCCCTCCACCATCTTGCGAGCGTAATCCGCCGACTCTTCAAAATACTGCAGGTATGCTTGCACCTCACTCATTGTGCTCCACATCCTCAGTAGGTAGATGTGAGTGTCAGCCAAGATGGGCTCTGTCTTCTCAATGCACTGTCTGCATATTTTCACCACCTTgaatcaaaataagacaaaataaaagtttggttAGTTTAAATTATAAGCATAAAATCTATCTAATTTTgtggatagtttttttttaaatatacctCGTGGTAGTCACCGTTTAATCGAGCCTTGTCCATCTTTTCCATCATGCCAAAGCAGTAATCTGTCGCCTCCTTCACCTGTTCATCTGAAGGCTGTAAATATGGAGAAAATTATCTCATGACTACAAGCACACACATATAGAGAAACAGCAGTATATAAGCTTAAAAGGCAATAATTACATGGAATATTAGagaatgtgttatttttttcaaagataAGATGTGGTCTTTGCCTATGTCCATAAAAGCTGTCCAGCGGTGAGAACTCTGTCCAAGACATTAATTATCTGACATTTTGTTCAGTTTcggttgttttttaaattaagagaCAAACTGAGCAATGTTCTACTCATAGATATGATGCACTATTAATAACTATTTACACACACAAATTTATAACTGACCTCTCTTGCAGAACAGAATGTAGTCAGATATAGATTGGTGAGCCAGGGAGTTTAAGATAATGTCAAGCTGTTTCTCAGTTGCTACAACCTGCAGTCTGTTGTTTATCTGACATTGGTAGTTGGCTTTATATTACACTatactgccaaaagtatttgtgtgtctacttttacatgtacaggaACTTTGATAACATCTCATTCTTAATCCTTAAGGtacaatttgttgatggacccaccgttgccaCCCAGAGCAACTTTAGctattctttaaacattttccacaaggtttaggagtgtgttcatagctagatgagaaaaccacaattgtagcctctgctctaattcatcccaaaggtgttcaagaaggttgaggtcaggactctgcagtccagtcaagtttctccacaccatacacctgcagccatggaggtGATTGGAACACCAAAATTAATTGATTTGGTGGTATGACACAAAACTTTTGGCAATTTAGTAAATGTAACAAAGtctaataattattgttttatgtcACTGAAGTACAAGTACAGTCATAAAGGTATTGCACAAACCTAGTTCAAATCAAAGCATGCATAAATACAATGACTGCCAAATCTActtattaattattttctctTAAAATGGTCAGTGCGGTCCTGCTTCTCATATTTCCCGCCCGCCTTATCGCCCCTGCCAGTGCTAAATCTGGCACTAGCATTTGGTCTATGCTTGTCACGGTGGAATGAAACCTATAGACACAAACCTTGATTCCTTCCACTTCCCGTCCCCCCATCTTTATGTCATCATGGGTTTTGTTGGTACAGTGTTCACATGTGCAGGCAAAGAAGTACTGTGATTTCAGGAGCCTCTGTCTCTCTTCTGACAAATTCAAGTAGTCCACATAAGCGACTGTCAGCTCCTCTCCTTCTGCGATCTTACCCAAGGAGCGCAGCTCAATCCTGAAGAGTTGAAACAGAGTTAAAGGCAGGTCACTATTTCAAAATGCATGCAACGTGATGTCTAGGGTTTTTCATTGATAAAGTGTATGTTGGTGAAACCCAGCCATACACTATAGTGAGACTTTCAATCAAGCCTCTCCCTTAGACCAGACAGCATGAGATAAACATATAAGCCTTCAATTTTAAGACACTTAATGTACTGGTTTTGTAAATGAACAGAATATTTAAAGGTGCAATgataatttttcatttgaagtTCAGTGTCTCCTAACCCATGAGACCCTTTTAGCTCCAGACACAGTGTGTACCCAGATGATGCTATTTTATCTCATCCTGCTTTTATTCTGGACCCATAAACAGACCATTTTATTCACACACCCTCATCAAGGTAAACAACATTAAGGTTCCACAGAAATAAAGTCAAATCCTGCAACTTTGATGCGCCTTTGCATCCTTTTCCTATCAAGCAGTATTAGTCGTTATCTCAAAGCTCAGAAGAATCTGCAGTCTTAGTGACCTAGAATATAGATTCAGCCCGTGGATTGTTTAAACAATTCTGTGGCAAAATATATTTGTCATCAATGAGCAGGGAGTTCCCCTGGGTTCTGTTCTTGGCCCTATTTTATTTGTGCttaatttactttatttgtaCTTTTGTTAAGACTGGACAGTGGTATTTATTGTCAACTTGTATGCAGATAATATTCAGCTTTTCAATACATTTAACCATAGTGCATCGCTAAAGCAGGGGTTCCAAACTCCACTCCTctagggctggtgtcctgcaaaaTTTAGATGTGTCCCTTGTCCAGTACACCTAAATcaggctgaattacctcctcagcaagCAGTCAAGTTCCACATATCCCTGCTACTTACCTTATTATGTAATTCAACCATGTTAAGGGCTGAGAGACATCAAGTTGCATGACAGGGCCTGGAGGACCgaagtttgacacctgtgctcTAAAGTATCAGTCCTACTTACCTAATGATACcctattaattttaaaattttgtttaagTACTTTAATGAATTATGATTGCAAATAATTATAAACCTTGCAAAAGTTAtgcaaaatataatttaattgtaTATTGTTTCCTGAATTTTTTATATTACACcttttccatttatttgtcttcaaataccCCACTAGATTAGTCAGCCCTTAGGAATTATGAGAGATTATAGCCCTTGAAAATAACAAGGGGGAACTATGAGTTACCTCCCTCTGCCAGAAGATATTTATTGAAGTCATATAACCAGATTTGCTAACAGTTGAATATGGGTAGCTATTAGAACATTACATTCATTCATTGGTTTAACAGCACAAAATGTACCCAAGGGGGATACAAAATGATTGATACGAAATGTCCTATGGCAAACGGCTTCTTTTCATACTTGAAAAAGTCAggtgtggaaaaaacaaactgcaaaagTGTAAAATATTGAAGTTGCGAAAAGACCAGGACCAGGACAGTCTCTGAAAGTTACTAACTTGACAAAGAACATTAAGGCCTATTTTACTGTGACCCCAGAAAGCTCTCTGTTTGAAACTGCTTACTTGTTCTGCTTCTTTTTACTTgcctaattttttatttataaattacaGGATTTAAATTTTGATTTCTGGCCAGCAGGACAAACTTGCCCTTGTGTGCTGTGGATGAGTCCCGTTTTGTCATACAGCTGCCAAGGCTCCTGTTTACAGCAACATGAGCCATTTTTATATTCAATTCAGATTGTAGTAATCCTTTAATTTATACAGATTTATACTGAACTACTGCTGGTAGCTCTTgcacaaaatgtttaaagttgAGGCAAAATAACTGGAGAggtataaataaaatgacattaaGTGGTATCACAACCTTGCTAACCCAGCTAGCTAGCTGGTTAGCAAAAAGTGAGCTTAAAATGATGTCAGACAGCACCTTTAAACGAAACtgtatttacataaaaattttattaaatatgtaaTGTTAGAAGTGAACAActgttacaaacaaaacaaccttTTGTGTTCTcaatagataaaaataaaatataaagtgaAAGGCCTGTAGCACAGGTAGAAttgtgttttgatatgactAGCAGTTAGATAAATATATGCGGATGAAACAAGAGAAATGAGCAGAGAAACCTTATAGCAGCATTTTGTTAAGCTGAGAAAGGTCAATGAAGGTTATTATGAAGGTTACATTATGCAAAGTGCCCACCACAGAACCaacataaacatttgttttctacCCATGTTTATGTTTTGGGCACATATTTATTAGCAGTAAATGTTCTAGCCTCTACAAAAAAGATTTACGGTGAGGTAACGCACCTCCGTTGAGAATGAAATATGGTATTCACAGCCGACTGACTGAAAGACAAACAGGAAGCAGTTTTACAACAAATAACACCTGACCAATATGTaaaccacacacaaacaaacctcatatagtacaaaacaacaagtGCACACACAGAAACCTTTAATCacagttttttctttcaataaGTTGGAGTCATTTGCCGCTGCAGTGCTTTGAAATAGTAATTGGCCCCTGCCAATtacttctgtttctgtttttctgtaattttggtaggccagactggcctaccaaaattactccaagagagcTCTAACACCGCATCTAGGAGGTCACACAAATACCCAGAACATTAAAGCACTGCTGGTCTTACTTGCTAAAGTCAGAGTTTGTGACTTAACAAAAAGAGTCTGGGCACTAATGACATTCCCACCCTCCAAAAATATCTGATCTCCAAGACTTTAGGGAAAATATCTGTGGACTGACAAAATAAACGTTTTGGAAGGTGTGTCCTGTTACACCTGGCataaaacagcatttcagaaaaagaacatccttCAAACATGGTGGCAGTCTGATGCTAAAGGactgttttgctttttcagaACCTGAACAACTGGACATTATCAAGAAAAGTacttgtctgtctacttttaaatgtacatgacctttgatgacatcctattcttaatctataaggtccaatttgttgatggacccctcgttgccagcaatagcaactttaactattctataaacatcttccacaaggtttaggagtgttttTATAGTTAGGTGAGAAAACCAgaatcccaaaggtgttcaagaaggttgatgtcaggactctgcaggacagtcaagtttctccacaccaaatatCTGCAGCCATGGAGGTGATTGAAACAccggaattcattgatttggagGTTTGacacaatacttttggcaatatagtgtatgaaatcatcatttgaaactgcatttttttatttacttaggtTATCATTGCCtggtattaaaattagtttgattatctaaaacattcaggtgtgacaaacaagcaaaaagaaaaaaaaatctgaaggcggcaaatactttttctcaGACTGTAGATACAAACAGAAAACCCTGAAACATTATCAGGaagtagtgttttttgttattttatttttgtttacttaCCTGCCGTGATTTAGGATCACAGTGCAGTTTGGCCAGCAATCATGGTTAACCAAGCACAAATTAGGAAAAAGACCAACTCCTACTGCCTGAAGACCTCTCTGGTCGCTCACAGAGAAGCCGTTGCAGTTGATCTGGAACATTTGACATGATAAGTCAAAACatacagacaaaatggacaatACAAACACCTGGTTTAGACGTTTAGACGTTCCACACAGTAGTTTCATGTATCTCTGGTATTGCAGCTACAAGCCAAATCTGAAAGACCTCAGCTGGGTTTACATTCAGAGGGTTAGTTTTCAAAATTAAACATGTTGAGGCCTCTTTTAGAAGATAAAGGGGTCAACTGCTGCACAAAGGATCTTATTTAACCTTTAATGactattttctcttttcatgATCTACGACACTACAAACAAGGTGTAGTGAATTATATTGCTTGGCTGAGAACACCAGACTCTCCCACTGAAACCAGATGAATAGTCTCAGTTTTCTTATCACTatcaacttttttgtttttgagccaTTGGCACACCATACAAATTGTTCTTTCGGCATAACATATGTGACTATTAAAACCTGAGTGTCTGCTATAAATCAAATATTAGGGACCACAACTTTTTGTCTAAAACCAAACTCATTAATTTTGCTCTCTTGAGCTCATGTACACTGTTTTATCTTGGAGAGCTGGCTAATTCAATTATTTGTTTGGTCACTGGAAAAAAAGCAGCTCCTGCTGTGGACTTTTGCACCCCCAGTGTGTTATAAGTTATGACGCACCACTCCAAATATGTGTGAGATGTCGT harbors:
- the smyd1b gene encoding histone-lysine N-methyltransferase SMYD1b isoform X1, with translation MENVVIFDSPGKGRGLKATKEFWAGDVIFSEPSLSAVVFDSLAERICHSCFRRQEKLQRCGQCKFAHYCDRTCQRAAWAEHKQECSAIKAYGKVPNENIRLVARIMWRLDKEGNLMSDMQLITLDELEDHLNDLQEDDLKELKVDIHNFLDYWPRNSKQHTIDDISHIFGVINCNGFSVSDQRGLQAVGVGLFPNLCLVNHDCWPNCTVILNHGSQSAVNTIFHSQRRIELRSLGKIAEGEELTVAYVDYLNLSEERQRLLKSQYFFACTCEHCTNKTHDDIKMGGREVEGIKPSDEQVKEATDYCFGMMEKMDKARLNGDYHEVVKICRQCIEKTEPILADTHIYLLRMWSTMSEVQAYLQYFEESADYARKMVEGYMKLYQPNHAALGMGAMRAGVTHWQAGLIEVGHGMICKAYAILMVTHGPTHPITKDVEAMRMQTEMELRMFKQNEYVYQSMREAALKNKPMTMLHEPKSVEEGIKNLFHRRK
- the smyd1b gene encoding histone-lysine N-methyltransferase SMYD1b isoform X2, coding for MENVVIFDSPGKGRGLKATKEFWAGDVIFSEPSLSAVVFDSLAERICHSCFRRQEKLQRCGQCKFAHYCDRTCQRAAWAEHKQECSAIKAYGKVPNENIRLVARIMWRLDKEGNLMSDMQLITLDELEDHLNDLQEDDLKELKVDIHNFLDYWPRNSKQHTIDDISHIFGVINCNGFSVSDQRGLQAVGVGLFPNLCLVNHDCWPNCTVILNHGRIELRSLGKIAEGEELTVAYVDYLNLSEERQRLLKSQYFFACTCEHCTNKTHDDIKMGGREVEGIKPSDEQVKEATDYCFGMMEKMDKARLNGDYHEVVKICRQCIEKTEPILADTHIYLLRMWSTMSEVQAYLQYFEESADYARKMVEGYMKLYQPNHAALGMGAMRAGVTHWQAGLIEVGHGMICKAYAILMVTHGPTHPITKDVEAMRMQTEMELRMFKQNEYVYQSMREAALKNKPMTMLHEPKSVEEGIKNLFHRRK